One genomic region from Sphingomonas paeninsulae encodes:
- a CDS encoding sensor histidine kinase yields MATVQPRPQTFFDDKNRAFWMLQGAGWAGYLLLRAAQGVANGMSISFFIPVLVSTATGYSLTLVIAAAFRLLIRKPPIIIWTGSLTAVVLAVAAYSVIDAFVFSMVNRGGAFEGALLLASVLIDGLLLGAWSALYYGINFFLIAEDQRVQLFKLEGAASSAQLAMLRYQLNPHFLFNTLNSISTLVLLKQTDRANAMLSRLSSFLRYTLVNEPQFQVTLDQEFETLKLYLDIEKMRFEERLRATFDLDPLAARARIPSLLLQPLVENSIKYAVTPMEEGAEIAVAARLVGERVQITVSDTGPGLNDGSVRPSYSTGVGLANIRDRLAQAYGPDHRFDARNNPESGFVVTVEIPFLVEDASQEVA; encoded by the coding sequence ATGGCCACCGTTCAACCTCGACCCCAGACATTCTTCGACGACAAAAACCGTGCTTTCTGGATGCTTCAGGGTGCCGGATGGGCCGGTTATCTCCTGCTGCGTGCGGCACAGGGCGTTGCCAACGGGATGAGCATTTCGTTCTTCATCCCGGTGCTGGTCTCGACCGCCACCGGCTATTCGCTGACGCTCGTCATTGCTGCGGCGTTCCGTTTGCTGATCCGTAAACCTCCGATCATCATCTGGACCGGGTCGTTGACTGCGGTCGTGCTGGCGGTCGCTGCCTATTCGGTGATCGATGCCTTTGTGTTTTCGATGGTCAATCGCGGTGGTGCTTTCGAAGGGGCGCTGCTGCTAGCGTCGGTGCTGATCGATGGTCTGCTGCTGGGTGCGTGGTCGGCGCTTTATTACGGTATCAACTTTTTCCTGATTGCCGAGGATCAGCGCGTCCAGCTTTTCAAGCTGGAAGGTGCGGCTTCGTCGGCACAACTCGCCATGCTTCGCTATCAGCTCAACCCGCACTTTCTGTTCAACACGCTCAACAGCATCTCGACGCTGGTCCTGTTGAAGCAAACTGACCGCGCGAATGCGATGCTCAGTCGGCTGTCGTCGTTCCTGCGCTACACTTTGGTCAACGAGCCGCAGTTTCAGGTGACGCTGGATCAGGAATTCGAAACGCTGAAACTGTATCTGGACATCGAAAAGATGCGGTTCGAGGAACGATTGCGCGCGACTTTCGATCTTGATCCGTTGGCCGCGCGCGCGCGCATTCCGTCTTTGTTGCTTCAGCCGCTCGTCGAAAACAGCATCAAATACGCGGTGACGCCGATGGAAGAAGGTGCCGAAATCGCCGTTGCGGCGCGACTGGTCGGCGAACGAGTGCAGATCACCGTGTCCGACACCGGTCCGGGGTTGAACGACGGCAGCGTCCGCCCCAGCTATTCAACCGGCGTCGGCCTTGCCAATATTCGGGACAGGCTGGCGCAGGCTTATGGACCGGATCACCGTTTCGATGCTCGCAATAATCCCGAAAGCGGGTTTGTCGTGACGGTGGAAATTCCGTTCCTGGTCGAAGACGCAAGCCAAGAGGTCGCATGA
- a CDS encoding HD domain-containing protein, whose product MADTETPGRAGFRNFNESTQEDWSIIARHFRAFAGGLADRVLAHLKLLDGDYGGFPIDRLQHSLQTATRAHRDGRGETYVVMALLHDIGDTLGAYNHPDIAAAIVRPFVTEEEHWICARHGEFQGYYYFHFLGADRNAREAYRGNPYFEACEEFCQKYDQAAFDPDYNTEPLGFFEPMLRRVLSRPVNGMMARAIAEE is encoded by the coding sequence TTGGCCGATACTGAAACTCCGGGCCGGGCCGGGTTCCGCAATTTCAATGAGAGCACGCAGGAAGACTGGTCGATAATCGCGCGCCATTTCCGCGCGTTCGCCGGCGGACTTGCCGATCGGGTGTTGGCCCATCTGAAATTACTCGACGGAGATTACGGCGGCTTTCCGATCGATCGACTGCAACATAGCCTCCAAACCGCAACACGCGCGCACCGTGATGGACGGGGCGAAACTTATGTCGTGATGGCTCTTCTCCACGACATAGGGGACACGCTGGGCGCGTATAATCACCCCGATATAGCAGCCGCTATCGTGCGACCGTTCGTGACTGAGGAGGAACACTGGATCTGTGCCCGACACGGCGAGTTTCAGGGATATTATTATTTCCACTTCCTCGGCGCCGATCGCAACGCACGCGAGGCGTATCGCGGCAATCCATATTTCGAGGCGTGTGAGGAGTTTTGCCAGAAATACGATCAGGCAGCGTTCGATCCCGACTATAATACCGAACCGCTGGGCTTTTTCGAACCCATGCTCCGCCGCGTTTTGTCACGCCCGGTAAATGGCATGATGGCGCGGGCGATCGCCGAGGAATAG
- a CDS encoding LytR/AlgR family response regulator transcription factor: protein MTIRAILVDDEKLAIQGLELRLANHPDVEIVDTCMNGREAIRSIKTNKPDLVFLDIQMPGFDGFSVVSGLMEVEPPLFVFVTAYSDHAIRAFEAQATDYLMKPVEEARLADTLDRVRQRLAEKKGVEEAGRLMEALTEHAPDAAEEMADSEGPAANRFEKLINIKDRGQIFRVDVDTIERIDAAGDYMCIYTGDNTLILRETMKDLERRLDPRRFQRIHRSTIVNLDLVKQVKPHTNGECFLVLDSGAQVKVSRSYRDVVARFVH, encoded by the coding sequence ATGACAATCAGAGCAATATTGGTCGATGACGAGAAACTGGCTATCCAGGGTCTGGAGCTTAGGCTCGCCAATCATCCCGACGTGGAAATCGTCGATACGTGCATGAACGGGAGAGAGGCGATCCGTTCGATCAAGACGAATAAGCCTGATCTGGTGTTTCTCGACATTCAGATGCCTGGGTTCGACGGATTTTCGGTCGTGTCTGGCCTGATGGAAGTCGAGCCGCCGCTGTTCGTGTTCGTGACGGCCTATTCCGACCACGCCATCCGCGCGTTCGAGGCACAGGCAACCGATTATCTGATGAAGCCGGTCGAGGAAGCGCGTCTTGCCGATACTCTGGACCGGGTGCGCCAGCGCCTTGCCGAGAAAAAGGGTGTCGAGGAAGCGGGCCGCCTGATGGAAGCTCTGACCGAGCACGCTCCCGATGCGGCCGAGGAAATGGCCGACAGCGAAGGACCGGCCGCCAACCGTTTCGAAAAGCTGATTAATATCAAGGATCGCGGTCAGATTTTCCGTGTCGATGTGGACACGATCGAGCGGATAGACGCTGCCGGTGATTACATGTGCATTTACACCGGTGATAACACGCTGATCCTTCGAGAGACGATGAAGGATCTCGAAAGACGCCTCGATCCGCGTCGATTCCAGCGTATCCACCGCTCGACGATCGTCAATCTCGACCTTGTCAAACAGGTGAAGCCGCACACCAATGGCGAATGCTTTCTGGTGCTGGATTCGGGAGCGCAGGTAAAAGTCAGTCGCTCATATCGCGACGTGGTGGCAAGATTCGTTCATTAG